From Pseudomonas putida, one genomic window encodes:
- the glmM gene encoding phosphoglucosamine mutase: protein MSRKYFGTDGIRGRVGEYPITPDFMLKLGWAAGMAFRKQGNCRVLVGKDTRISGYMFESALEAGLSAAGADVLLLGPMPTPAIAYLTRTFHAEAGIVISASHNPHDDNGIKFFSGQGTKLPDEIELMIEELLDQPMTVVDSSKLGKVSRINDAAGRYIEFCKSSVPTSTGFEGLKLVVDCAHGATYKVAPSVFRELGADVTVLHAQPDGLNINENCGSTHIESLQAAVLVGHADLGIAFDGDGDRVLMVDHTGAIVDGDELLFIIARDLHERGKLQGGVVGTLMSNLGLELALKDLGIPFVRAKVGDRYVMAELLERGWLVGGENSGHVVCCNHTTTGDAIIAALQVLLALKRRGETLAQARQALRKCPQVLINVRFGASKVDPLEHPAVKEASAKVTDDMAGRGRVLLRKSGTEPLVRVMVEGDDESQVRTHAEALAKLVAEVCV from the coding sequence ATGAGCAGAAAATACTTTGGTACCGACGGCATCCGTGGCCGCGTCGGCGAATACCCGATCACCCCCGACTTCATGCTCAAGCTGGGCTGGGCGGCGGGCATGGCCTTCCGCAAGCAGGGTAACTGCCGCGTGCTGGTGGGCAAAGACACGCGTATTTCCGGTTACATGTTCGAGTCCGCGCTCGAGGCGGGCCTTTCTGCTGCAGGTGCTGACGTCTTGCTGCTCGGGCCGATGCCCACGCCGGCCATCGCCTACCTGACCCGTACCTTCCATGCCGAAGCGGGTATCGTCATCAGTGCCTCGCACAACCCGCACGATGACAACGGTATCAAGTTCTTCTCGGGCCAGGGCACCAAGCTGCCCGACGAAATCGAGCTGATGATCGAGGAGCTTCTTGACCAGCCGATGACGGTGGTCGACTCCAGCAAACTGGGCAAGGTTTCGCGCATCAACGATGCCGCTGGCCGCTACATCGAGTTTTGCAAGAGCAGTGTGCCGACCAGCACCGGTTTCGAAGGCCTCAAGCTGGTGGTGGACTGCGCCCATGGGGCGACCTACAAAGTCGCGCCGAGCGTGTTCCGTGAGCTGGGTGCCGACGTGACGGTGCTGCATGCGCAGCCTGATGGCCTGAACATCAATGAAAACTGCGGTTCGACCCATATCGAGTCGCTGCAGGCGGCAGTACTGGTCGGCCACGCCGACTTGGGTATCGCCTTCGATGGTGACGGTGACCGGGTGTTGATGGTCGACCATACCGGCGCGATCGTCGATGGCGACGAGCTGCTGTTCATCATCGCCCGGGACCTGCACGAGCGGGGCAAGTTGCAGGGTGGGGTGGTCGGTACGCTGATGAGTAACCTGGGCCTGGAGCTTGCGCTCAAGGACCTGGGCATTCCTTTCGTGCGGGCCAAGGTTGGCGACCGCTACGTCATGGCCGAGCTGCTCGAGCGCGGCTGGCTGGTGGGGGGTGAAAACTCTGGGCATGTCGTGTGCTGCAACCACACCACCACCGGTGATGCGATCATTGCCGCACTGCAGGTACTGCTGGCGCTCAAGCGCCGCGGCGAGACCTTGGCGCAGGCTCGCCAGGCCTTGCGCAAGTGCCCGCAGGTGCTGATCAATGTGCGCTTTGGCGCGAGCAAGGTCGACCCCCTGGAGCATCCGGCCGTCAAGGAGGCCAGTGCCAAGGTCACTGACGACATGGCGGGGCGTGGGCGTGTGCTGTTGCGCAAGTCGGGCACCGAGCCGTTGGTGCGGGTGATGGTTGAAGGTGACGACGAGAGCCAGGTGCGCACGCATGCCGAAGCCCTGGCCAAGCTGGTCGCTGAAGTTTGTGTCTGA
- the greA gene encoding transcription elongation factor GreA, with protein sequence MSITKYPMTVQGARALEEEHLFLSKTERPRLSQAIGEARELGDLKENAEYHAAREEQGMVEARIRDIEGRLQNSVVIDVTTIPHTGKVIFGTTVVLANTETDEEVSYQIVGEDEADVKQGKLSSGAPIARAIIGKEEGDTVVVKTPSGSVEYEIVEVKHI encoded by the coding sequence ATGAGCATTACCAAGTATCCGATGACCGTTCAGGGCGCTCGCGCCCTGGAAGAGGAACATCTGTTCCTGAGCAAGACCGAGCGCCCGCGCCTGAGTCAGGCCATTGGCGAAGCGCGCGAACTGGGCGACCTCAAGGAAAATGCCGAATACCATGCCGCCCGTGAGGAGCAGGGCATGGTCGAGGCGCGTATCCGCGACATCGAAGGCCGTCTGCAGAACTCGGTAGTGATCGATGTGACCACTATTCCTCACACCGGCAAGGTGATTTTCGGTACCACTGTGGTGCTGGCCAACACTGAAACCGATGAAGAGGTGAGCTACCAGATCGTTGGCGAGGATGAAGCCGACGTGAAGCAAGGCAAGCTCTCGAGTGGCGCACCGATCGCCCGTGCCATCATCGGCAAGGAAGAAGGTGATACTGTCGTCGTCAAGACGCCAAGCGGCTCGGTCGAGTACGAGATTGTCGAAGTCAAGCACATCTGA
- the carB gene encoding carbamoyl-phosphate synthase large subunit: MPKRTDIKSILILGAGPIVIGQACEFDYSGAQACKALREEGFRVILVNSNPATIMTDPAMADATYIEPIKWQSVAKIIEKERPDAVLPTMGGQTALNCALDLERHGVLEKFGVEMIGANADTIDKAEDRSRFDKAMKDIGLECPRSGIAHSMEEANAVLEKLGFPCIIRPSFTMGGTGGGIAYNREEFEEICTRGLDLSPTKELLIDESLIGWKEYEMEVVRDKKDNCIIVCSIENFDPMGVHTGDSITVAPAQTLTDKEYQIMRNASLAVLREIGVETGGSNVQFGICPNTGRMVVIEMNPRVSRSSALASKATGFPIAKIAAKLAIGYTLDELQNDITGGRTPASFEPSIDYVVTKLPRFAFEKFPKADARLTTQMKSVGEVMAIGRTFQESLQKALRGLEVGACGLDPKVDLASPEAASILKRELTVPGAERIWYVADAMRSGMTCEEIFALTGIDMWFLVQMEDLIKEEEKVKTLALSAIDKDYMLRLKRKGFSDQRLAKLLGITDKNLRRHRHKLEVFPVYKRGDTCAAEFATDTAYLYSTYEEECEANPSTRDKIMILGGGPNRIGQGIEFDYCCVHAALALREDGYETIMVNCNPETVSTDYDTSDRLYFEPLTLEDVLEVCRVEKPKGVIVHYGGQTPLKLARALEEAGVPIIGTSPDAIDRAEDRERFQQMVQRLNLLQPPNATVRSEEEAIRAAGGIGYPLVVRPSYVLGGRAMEIVYELDELKRYLREAVQVSNDSPVLLDHFLNCAIEMDVDAVCDGTDVVIGAIMQHIEQAGVHSGDSACSLPPYSLSKDVQDQVRDQVRKMALELGVVGLMNVQLALQGDKIYVIEVNPRASRTVPFVSKCIGTSLAMIAARVMAGKTLKELGFTQEIIPNFYSVKEAVFPFAKFPGVDPILGPEMKSTGEVMGVGDSFGEAFAKAQMGASEVLPTGGTAFISVRDDDKPQVAGVARDLIALGFEVVATAGTAKVIEAAGLKVRRVNKVTEGRPHVVDMIKNDEVSLIINTTEGRQSIADSYSIRRNALQHKIYCTTTIAAGEAICEALKFGPEKTVRRLQDLHAGLKA; encoded by the coding sequence ATGCCAAAACGTACAGACATCAAAAGCATCCTGATTCTCGGCGCTGGCCCGATCGTGATCGGCCAGGCCTGCGAATTCGACTACTCCGGCGCCCAGGCTTGTAAAGCCCTGCGCGAGGAAGGTTTCCGCGTCATCCTGGTGAACTCCAACCCAGCCACCATCATGACCGACCCGGCCATGGCCGACGCCACCTACATCGAGCCGATCAAGTGGCAGTCGGTGGCCAAGATCATCGAAAAAGAGCGCCCGGACGCCGTATTGCCGACCATGGGTGGCCAGACCGCACTGAACTGCGCCCTGGACCTGGAGCGCCACGGCGTGCTGGAGAAGTTCGGCGTAGAGATGATCGGTGCCAACGCCGACACCATCGACAAGGCCGAAGACCGTTCGCGCTTCGACAAGGCCATGAAGGACATCGGCCTGGAGTGCCCTCGCTCCGGTATCGCCCACAGCATGGAAGAGGCCAATGCGGTCCTTGAGAAACTTGGCTTCCCCTGCATCATCCGCCCGTCGTTCACCATGGGTGGCACCGGCGGTGGTATCGCTTACAACCGTGAAGAGTTCGAAGAAATCTGCACCCGTGGTCTGGACCTGTCGCCGACCAAAGAGCTGCTGATCGACGAATCGCTGATCGGCTGGAAAGAGTACGAGATGGAAGTGGTCCGCGACAAAAAGGACAACTGCATCATCGTCTGCTCGATCGAAAACTTCGACCCGATGGGCGTGCACACCGGTGACTCCATCACCGTGGCGCCAGCGCAGACCCTGACCGACAAGGAATACCAGATCATGCGCAACGCCTCGCTGGCGGTGCTGCGTGAAATTGGCGTTGAAACCGGCGGTTCCAACGTGCAGTTCGGTATCTGCCCGAACACTGGCCGCATGGTCGTGATCGAGATGAACCCGCGTGTTTCGCGTTCCTCGGCGCTGGCTTCCAAGGCAACGGGCTTCCCGATCGCCAAGATCGCCGCCAAGCTGGCCATTGGTTACACCCTCGACGAACTGCAGAACGACATCACGGGCGGCCGTACCCCGGCGTCCTTCGAGCCGTCGATCGACTACGTCGTCACCAAGCTGCCACGCTTCGCCTTCGAGAAATTCCCGAAAGCCGACGCCCGCCTGACCACCCAGATGAAGTCCGTGGGTGAAGTCATGGCCATCGGCCGTACCTTCCAGGAGTCCCTGCAGAAAGCCCTGCGCGGCCTGGAAGTCGGTGCTTGCGGCCTGGACCCGAAAGTCGACCTGGCCAGCCCTGAAGCCGCCAGCATCCTCAAGCGCGAGCTGACCGTGCCGGGCGCCGAGCGTATCTGGTACGTGGCTGACGCCATGCGTTCGGGTATGACCTGCGAAGAGATTTTTGCCCTGACCGGCATCGACATGTGGTTCCTGGTTCAGATGGAAGACCTGATCAAGGAAGAAGAGAAGGTCAAGACCCTGGCCCTGTCGGCGATCGACAAGGACTACATGCTGCGCCTCAAGCGCAAGGGCTTCTCGGACCAGCGTCTGGCCAAGCTGCTCGGTATCACCGACAAGAACCTGCGCCGTCACCGCCACAAGCTGGAAGTGTTCCCGGTGTACAAGCGCGGCGACACCTGCGCTGCCGAGTTCGCCACCGATACCGCCTACCTGTACTCCACCTATGAGGAAGAGTGCGAGGCCAACCCGTCGACCCGCGACAAGATCATGATCCTGGGTGGCGGCCCGAACCGTATCGGCCAAGGCATCGAGTTCGACTATTGCTGCGTGCACGCGGCACTGGCACTGCGTGAAGACGGTTACGAGACCATCATGGTCAACTGCAACCCGGAAACCGTCTCCACCGACTACGACACCTCCGACCGTCTGTACTTCGAGCCGTTGACCCTGGAAGACGTGCTGGAAGTCTGCCGCGTCGAGAAGCCCAAGGGCGTCATCGTCCACTACGGCGGCCAGACCCCGCTGAAACTGGCGCGCGCCCTGGAAGAGGCCGGCGTACCGATTATCGGTACCAGCCCGGACGCCATCGACCGTGCCGAAGACCGTGAGCGCTTCCAGCAGATGGTTCAGCGCCTGAACCTGCTGCAGCCGCCAAACGCCACCGTGCGCAGCGAAGAAGAAGCCATCCGTGCCGCGGGCGGTATCGGTTACCCGCTGGTGGTGCGCCCGTCCTACGTACTGGGCGGCCGCGCGATGGAGATCGTCTACGAACTGGACGAGCTCAAGCGCTACCTGCGTGAAGCCGTGCAGGTGTCCAACGACAGCCCGGTACTGCTCGACCACTTCCTCAACTGCGCCATCGAGATGGACGTGGATGCGGTCTGCGACGGCACCGACGTTGTCATCGGCGCGATCATGCAGCACATCGAACAGGCCGGTGTTCACTCCGGTGACTCGGCGTGCTCGCTGCCGCCTTACTCGCTGAGCAAGGACGTGCAGGACCAGGTTCGCGACCAGGTGCGCAAGATGGCACTGGAGCTGGGCGTGGTTGGCTTGATGAACGTGCAGCTGGCCTTGCAGGGCGACAAGATCTACGTGATCGAAGTCAACCCGCGCGCCTCGCGTACCGTGCCGTTCGTGTCCAAGTGCATCGGCACTTCCCTGGCGATGATCGCTGCCCGCGTCATGGCTGGCAAAACCCTGAAAGAGCTGGGCTTCACCCAGGAAATCATCCCGAACTTCTACAGCGTCAAGGAAGCCGTCTTCCCGTTCGCCAAGTTCCCAGGGGTTGACCCGATCCTCGGCCCTGAGATGAAATCGACGGGTGAAGTCATGGGTGTCGGTGACAGCTTCGGTGAAGCGTTCGCCAAGGCCCAGATGGGTGCCAGCGAAGTGCTGCCAACGGGCGGTACTGCGTTCATCAGCGTACGTGACGACGACAAGCCGCAAGTGGCTGGCGTTGCCCGCGACCTGATCGCCCTGGGCTTTGAAGTGGTCGCTACTGCAGGTACTGCCAAGGTCATCGAGGCGGCGGGCCTGAAAGTGCGCCGCGTGAACAAGGTGACCGAAGGTCGTCCGCACGTGGTCGACATGATCAAGAACGACGAAGTGTCGTTGATCATCAACACCACCGAAGGCCGTCAGTCGATTGCTGACTCCTATTCGATTCGTCGCAATGCGTTGCAGCACAAGATCTACTGCACCACGACCATTGCGGCTGGTGAAGCCATCTGCGAAGCGCTGAAATTCGGCCCTGAAAAGACCGTTCGTCGCTTGCAGGATCTGCATGCAGGACTTAAAGCATGA
- a CDS encoding MFS transporter, with translation MSKSSTSDRRQRAPSLEGILWQLAQVFWVGGLWVFHVGLVPALKVSGLAPLLVQDIAGQIDRWLIGVAMLGLLTQLAVLARVDGLAAWWRQFRGQMLLLGFAACVGYYTLRYGISVGERWQMFCFLVLGFSGIVLVAQPVPVRARQARH, from the coding sequence TTGTCGAAGTCAAGCACATCTGACCGGCGCCAGCGGGCGCCATCCCTCGAGGGGATCCTCTGGCAGCTGGCCCAGGTTTTCTGGGTCGGTGGCCTTTGGGTGTTCCATGTGGGGCTGGTGCCTGCGCTCAAGGTCAGTGGCCTGGCGCCCTTGCTGGTACAGGACATCGCCGGGCAGATCGACCGTTGGTTGATAGGCGTGGCGATGCTCGGGCTGCTGACGCAGCTGGCGGTGCTGGCGAGGGTCGATGGCCTGGCTGCCTGGTGGCGGCAATTCCGTGGCCAGATGCTGTTGCTGGGCTTTGCGGCCTGCGTGGGGTACTACACCTTGCGCTACGGTATCTCGGTCGGCGAGCGCTGGCAGATGTTCTGTTTCCTGGTGCTGGGGTTTTCCGGCATCGTGCTGGTCGCTCAACCGGTACCGGTCAGGGCGCGTCAAGCGCGCCACTGA
- the secG gene encoding preprotein translocase subunit SecG, whose amino-acid sequence MLETVIVVFHLLAALSLVVLVLLQQGKGAEAGASFGAGASNTVFGSQGSATFLSKFTAILAATFFLTALGLGYFAKQQAHQLGQAGLPDPAVLEVQQPKPAVNDDVPVLQEQKSETTPAGDVPPPAEEQK is encoded by the coding sequence ATGCTGGAAACAGTTATCGTTGTTTTTCATCTGTTGGCAGCGCTGTCGCTTGTAGTGCTGGTACTGTTGCAACAGGGTAAGGGTGCGGAAGCAGGTGCATCTTTCGGCGCAGGTGCTTCAAATACTGTGTTCGGAAGCCAAGGTTCTGCTACTTTCCTGAGTAAATTCACTGCTATACTTGCTGCCACTTTCTTTTTGACAGCACTTGGGTTAGGATACTTCGCCAAGCAACAAGCTCACCAGCTTGGTCAGGCGGGACTTCCGGATCCAGCGGTCTTGGAAGTGCAACAGCCAAAGCCGGCAGTAAATGATGATGTACCGGTGCTCCAGGAGCAGAAGAGCGAAACCACCCCAGCGGGTGACGTACCTCCTCCAGCCGAAGAGCAGAAGTAA
- the folP gene encoding dihydropteroate synthase → MSSKLYPTRLPCGNRVLDLSRTHVMGILNITPDSFSDGGRFSQRDEALRHAEAMVAAGATLIDIGGESTRPGARAVSVTEELERVAPMVEAINSRLDVVISVDTSTPAVMRESARLGAGLINDVRALERDGALDAAADTGLPVCLMHMRGEPGNMQDDPHYEDVTADVTRYLEQRMAACAAAGIGAERIILDPGFGFAKTLAHNLSLFKHMEALYSLGRPLLVGVSRKSMIGLTLDRPVGERLYGSLALAALAMTKGASILRVHDVAETADVVRMIAAVQNAE, encoded by the coding sequence ATGAGCTCTAAGCTGTACCCGACCCGGTTGCCTTGCGGCAACCGGGTTCTTGATTTGTCCCGTACCCATGTCATGGGTATCCTCAATATCACTCCTGATTCCTTCTCTGATGGCGGGCGCTTCAGTCAGCGCGACGAGGCCCTGCGTCATGCAGAAGCCATGGTGGCGGCAGGCGCGACGCTGATCGACATCGGCGGCGAGTCGACTCGCCCGGGTGCCCGTGCGGTGTCGGTCACCGAGGAGCTCGAGCGTGTGGCGCCGATGGTCGAGGCGATCAACAGTCGCCTTGACGTGGTCATTTCGGTCGATACCTCCACGCCTGCCGTCATGCGTGAGTCGGCCCGCCTCGGTGCTGGCCTGATCAACGACGTGCGTGCACTGGAACGTGATGGTGCCCTCGATGCTGCGGCAGATACCGGGCTGCCGGTGTGCCTGATGCACATGCGCGGTGAGCCGGGGAACATGCAGGACGACCCGCATTACGAGGATGTGACTGCTGACGTAACGCGCTATCTTGAACAGCGGATGGCGGCTTGCGCAGCGGCGGGAATCGGTGCCGAACGCATCATCCTCGACCCAGGTTTCGGCTTCGCCAAGACACTGGCGCATAACCTCAGCCTGTTCAAACATATGGAAGCGCTCTACAGCCTCGGTCGCCCGTTGCTGGTGGGGGTTTCCCGCAAGAGCATGATCGGCCTGACGCTGGATCGTCCGGTCGGCGAGCGGCTGTACGGCAGCCTCGCGCTTGCGGCATTGGCCATGACCAAGGGTGCCAGCATTCTGCGCGTCCATGATGTGGCCGAGACCGCCGATGTGGTGCGCATGATCGCTGCGGTACAGAACGCCGAATAA
- the tpiA gene encoding triose-phosphate isomerase yields MRRPMVAGNWKMHGTRASVAELTQGLGNMLIPDGIEVAVFPPALFINQVIDGLEGKGIIVGAQNSAVQPEQGALTGEVAPSQLAEAGCKLVLIGHSERRQIIGESEEVLNRKFAAAQKSGLTPVLCIGETLEEREAGKTLEVVERQLSSVIDAFGIAAFANAVIAYEPVWAIGTGLTASPQQAQDVHAAIRKQLAAKDAEVAQNVQLLYGGSVKAANAAELFGMPDIDGGLIGGASLNADEFGAICRAAGN; encoded by the coding sequence ATGCGTCGCCCCATGGTAGCTGGTAACTGGAAGATGCACGGTACCCGCGCCAGCGTCGCTGAGCTGACTCAGGGCTTGGGCAATATGCTCATTCCCGACGGTATCGAAGTCGCGGTTTTTCCTCCGGCCCTGTTCATCAATCAAGTCATTGATGGCCTGGAAGGCAAAGGAATCATCGTGGGAGCACAGAATTCTGCTGTACAGCCCGAACAGGGTGCGCTGACCGGTGAAGTTGCACCGAGTCAGTTGGCTGAAGCGGGTTGCAAGTTGGTGTTGATTGGCCACTCCGAACGTCGCCAGATTATCGGTGAAAGTGAAGAAGTGCTTAATCGCAAGTTTGCAGCTGCTCAGAAAAGTGGTTTGACGCCGGTGCTCTGTATAGGGGAAACTCTCGAAGAGCGCGAAGCGGGCAAGACGCTAGAAGTTGTAGAGCGTCAACTAAGCAGTGTTATCGACGCGTTCGGTATTGCCGCTTTTGCCAATGCAGTAATTGCCTATGAGCCTGTATGGGCCATCGGTACAGGTTTGACGGCCTCGCCGCAACAAGCTCAGGATGTGCATGCCGCCATCCGTAAGCAGTTGGCAGCGAAGGACGCCGAAGTTGCGCAGAATGTGCAGCTTCTCTACGGCGGTAGCGTGAAGGCGGCCAATGCGGCCGAACTGTTCGGCATGCCGGATATTGATGGGGGGCTCATTGGTGGAGCATCCCTGAACGCAGACGAATTCGGTGCAATTTGTCGCGCCGCAGGAAACTGA
- the ftsH gene encoding ATP-dependent zinc metalloprotease FtsH, with protein sequence MAKNLILWLIIAAVLVTVMNNFSSPNEPQTLNYSDFIQQVKDGKVERVTVDGYIITGKRSDGDSFKTVRPAITDNGLIGDLVDNNVVVEGKQPEQQSIWTQLLVASFPILVIIAVFMFFMRQMQGGAGGKGGPMSFGKSKARLLSEDQVKTTLADVAGCDEAKEEVGELVEFLRDPGKFQRLGGRIPRGVLMVGPPGTGKTLLAKAIAGEAKVPFFTISGSDFVEMFVGVGASRVRDMFEQAKKHAPCIIFIDEIDAVGRHRGAGMGGGHDEREQTLNQLLVEMDGFEMNDGIIVIAATNRPDVLDPALLRPGRFDRQVVVGLPDIRGREQILKVHMRKVPIGENVNPAVIARGTPGFSGADLANLVNEASLFAARSNKRLVEMKEFELAKDKIMMGAERKTMVMSEKEKQNTAYHEAGHAIVGRLVPEHDPVYKVSIIPRGRALGVTMFLPEEDRYSLSKRALISQICSLYGGRIAEEMTLGFDGVTTGASNDIMRASQIARNMVTKWGLSEKLGPLMYAEEEGEVFLGRSAGSQHASVSGETAKLIDSEVRSIIDQCYATAKQLLTDNRDKLDAMAEALMKYETIDADQIDDIMSGRTPREPRDWDDDKTSGTPAAQNDRPESPIGGPAAQH encoded by the coding sequence ATGGCAAAGAATCTGATCCTGTGGTTGATCATCGCAGCTGTCCTGGTGACGGTGATGAACAACTTCTCCAGCCCTAACGAGCCGCAGACCCTCAACTACTCCGACTTCATCCAGCAGGTCAAGGATGGCAAGGTCGAGCGTGTTACCGTCGATGGCTACATCATTACCGGCAAGCGCTCCGATGGCGACAGCTTCAAGACCGTTCGCCCGGCCATTACCGATAACGGCCTGATCGGCGACCTGGTCGACAATAACGTGGTCGTCGAAGGCAAGCAGCCTGAGCAGCAGAGCATCTGGACTCAGCTTTTGGTGGCGAGCTTCCCGATCCTGGTGATCATCGCCGTGTTCATGTTCTTCATGCGCCAGATGCAGGGCGGTGCAGGCGGCAAGGGCGGGCCGATGAGCTTCGGCAAGAGCAAGGCGCGCCTGTTGTCCGAAGACCAGGTCAAGACCACCCTGGCCGACGTCGCAGGTTGCGACGAGGCCAAGGAAGAAGTCGGCGAGCTGGTCGAGTTCCTGCGCGACCCGGGCAAGTTCCAGCGCCTGGGCGGGCGCATCCCGCGTGGCGTGTTGATGGTTGGCCCGCCGGGTACCGGTAAGACCTTGCTGGCCAAGGCCATTGCCGGCGAAGCCAAGGTGCCTTTCTTCACCATCTCCGGTTCGGACTTCGTCGAGATGTTCGTCGGTGTGGGTGCCAGCCGTGTGCGCGACATGTTCGAGCAGGCCAAAAAGCACGCTCCATGCATCATCTTCATCGACGAGATCGACGCCGTTGGTCGCCACCGTGGCGCCGGCATGGGCGGTGGTCACGACGAGCGTGAGCAGACCCTCAACCAGTTGCTGGTCGAGATGGACGGCTTTGAAATGAACGATGGCATCATCGTCATCGCCGCCACCAACCGTCCGGATGTACTGGACCCGGCCTTGCTGCGTCCTGGTCGTTTCGACCGCCAGGTGGTGGTCGGCCTGCCGGACATCCGTGGTCGTGAGCAGATCCTCAAGGTCCACATGCGCAAGGTGCCGATCGGCGAAAACGTCAACCCGGCGGTCATTGCCCGCGGTACGCCAGGCTTCTCCGGTGCTGACCTTGCCAACCTGGTCAACGAAGCTTCGCTGTTCGCGGCCCGCTCCAACAAGCGCCTGGTCGAGATGAAAGAGTTCGAACTGGCCAAAGACAAGATCATGATGGGCGCCGAGCGCAAGACCATGGTCATGTCCGAGAAGGAAAAACAGAACACCGCTTACCACGAGGCCGGTCACGCCATCGTTGGTCGTCTGGTGCCTGAGCATGACCCGGTCTACAAGGTCTCGATCATCCCGCGCGGTCGCGCCCTGGGTGTGACCATGTTCCTGCCCGAAGAAGACCGCTACAGCCTGTCCAAGCGTGCGCTGATCAGCCAGATCTGCTCGCTGTACGGTGGCCGTATCGCCGAGGAAATGACCTTGGGCTTCGACGGCGTCACCACTGGTGCCTCGAACGACATCATGCGCGCCAGCCAGATTGCCCGGAACATGGTCACCAAGTGGGGCCTGTCCGAGAAGCTCGGCCCGCTGATGTATGCCGAAGAAGAGGGCGAGGTCTTCCTCGGCCGCAGCGCCGGTAGCCAGCACGCCAGTGTTTCCGGCGAAACTGCCAAGCTGATCGATTCGGAGGTGCGCAGCATCATCGACCAGTGCTATGCCACTGCCAAGCAGCTGCTGACCGACAACCGCGACAAGCTCGACGCCATGGCCGAAGCACTGATGAAGTACGAGACCATCGACGCCGATCAGATCGACGACATCATGTCCGGTCGTACGCCTCGCGAACCGCGTGACTGGGACGACGATAAGACTTCGGGCACGCCTGCTGCCCAGAATGATCGCCCTGAATCGCCGATCGGCGGCCCAGCGGCTCAACACTAA
- the rlmE gene encoding 23S rRNA (uridine(2552)-2'-O)-methyltransferase RlmE, translating into MVQRSKSSANWLREHFNDPFVKQAQKDGYRSRASYKLLEIQEKDRLIRPGMSVIDLGAAPGGWSQVTSRLIGGQGRLIASDILEMDSIPDVTFIQGDFTQDEVLQQILDAVGDSHVDLVISDMAPNMSGTPEVDMPRAMFLCELALDLATRVLKPGGDFLIKIFQGEGFDMYLKDVRTKFDKVQMRKPSSSRDRSREQYLLGRGFKGA; encoded by the coding sequence GTGGTACAACGTTCCAAAAGCAGCGCCAACTGGCTGCGAGAGCATTTTAACGACCCTTTTGTTAAGCAGGCGCAGAAGGATGGCTACCGCTCGCGCGCAAGCTACAAACTGCTGGAGATCCAGGAAAAGGACCGCCTGATCCGTCCCGGCATGAGCGTGATCGACCTCGGCGCAGCCCCTGGCGGTTGGTCGCAGGTGACCAGTCGTCTGATTGGTGGCCAAGGCCGCCTGATCGCTTCCGACATTCTGGAAATGGACTCGATCCCTGACGTTACCTTCATTCAGGGCGACTTCACCCAGGATGAGGTGTTGCAACAAATTCTCGACGCTGTCGGTGATTCGCACGTAGACCTTGTGATTTCCGACATGGCCCCCAATATGAGTGGTACGCCTGAAGTGGACATGCCACGTGCAATGTTCCTCTGTGAGTTGGCCCTGGACCTGGCAACACGTGTACTCAAGCCCGGTGGTGATTTTCTCATCAAGATTTTCCAGGGCGAAGGCTTTGACATGTACCTGAAGGATGTTCGCACCAAGTTCGACAAGGTGCAGATGCGCAAGCCGTCGTCTTCGCGGGACCGCTCGCGTGAACAGTACCTGCTGGGTAGGGGTTTCAAGGGCGCTTGA
- the yhbY gene encoding ribosome assembly RNA-binding protein YhbY, with translation MPLNNEQKKQYKSIGHDLKPVLIVAGNGLNEGVIAELDRALADHELIKVEIRSEDREERAETIAELCKQGRAELVQTIGKKALIYRKNPQPNKQLSNIHRYK, from the coding sequence ATGCCGCTCAATAACGAGCAGAAGAAGCAATACAAATCCATTGGTCATGACCTGAAACCGGTCCTGATCGTTGCTGGCAACGGTTTGAATGAAGGCGTGATCGCTGAACTGGACCGCGCCCTGGCCGACCATGAGCTGATCAAGGTCGAAATTCGCTCGGAAGATCGCGAAGAGCGCGCCGAGACCATCGCAGAGCTGTGCAAGCAAGGCCGCGCCGAGCTGGTGCAGACCATCGGCAAGAAAGCGCTGATCTACCGCAAGAACCCGCAGCCGAACAAGCAGCTGTCCAACATCCACCGTTACAAGTAA